One genomic region from Microcystis panniformis FACHB-1757 encodes:
- a CDS encoding efflux RND transporter periplasmic adaptor subunit gives MAITVLGKSNRPLFWIFGLMASGFLAVGVVSYRLLQTPPPALELAKMTVPAQRETLAVEIKASGRVEPIQSVNISPKNPGRLVRLLVDQGMVVKRGQTLAVMDNLEVYAQGMQSEARLREALASLEQAKRSIPEDIRQLQARFYQAQASYKQLEARLAQAKERIPKDLDQLQAQVQAAQSRFRLAENRVKRNENLVREGAIAQDQFDAVLNEYLNAKANLDESIRRLEQADKTASPEVAGIEQEMIRAAAAIAEAKFALEQRQKTQETELARLESSVAAARANLEQIKIQYRDTVITAPFDGIVTQKYATEGSFVTPTTSASSTASATSTSIIALASGLEVIAKVPEVDVGLLQRGQPVRIVADAFPEEVFEGRVILVAPEAIIEENVTSFEVRIGLVTGRDKLKSKMNVDVTFVGQQLDNALVVPTVAIVTREGKSGVLVPDAENKPSFKPVSIGLVLDDKTQILSGLEAGEKVFIDLPQGAEDTSKTNKKSQ, from the coding sequence ATGGCAATAACCGTGTTGGGAAAATCAAATCGCCCCCTATTTTGGATATTCGGACTCATGGCTAGTGGTTTTCTGGCGGTGGGAGTGGTTTCTTATCGTTTGCTGCAAACCCCTCCTCCTGCCCTAGAATTGGCGAAAATGACCGTTCCTGCTCAACGGGAAACCCTCGCTGTGGAAATTAAAGCTAGTGGTAGGGTGGAACCAATCCAAAGTGTCAACATTAGCCCGAAAAACCCCGGCCGATTAGTGCGATTATTGGTGGATCAGGGCATGGTCGTTAAAAGGGGACAAACCCTCGCCGTCATGGATAATTTAGAGGTGTATGCCCAAGGAATGCAGTCAGAAGCGCGTCTGCGGGAAGCTCTAGCCAGTCTGGAACAGGCTAAACGCAGTATTCCCGAAGATATCCGCCAATTACAAGCCCGATTTTATCAGGCCCAGGCCAGTTATAAGCAATTAGAAGCCCGTTTAGCTCAGGCCAAAGAAAGAATTCCCAAAGATTTAGACCAACTGCAAGCTCAGGTACAAGCGGCCCAATCCCGGTTTCGACTAGCAGAAAATCGGGTTAAACGCAATGAAAATTTAGTCCGGGAAGGAGCGATCGCTCAAGACCAATTTGATGCCGTCCTCAATGAATATCTCAATGCTAAAGCCAATTTAGACGAATCGATCCGCCGTTTGGAACAAGCGGATAAAACCGCTTCCCCAGAAGTAGCGGGAATTGAGCAGGAAATGATCCGAGCGGCAGCAGCGATCGCTGAAGCGAAATTTGCCCTCGAACAACGCCAAAAAACCCAAGAAACGGAGCTTGCTCGACTAGAATCATCTGTAGCGGCTGCTAGAGCCAATTTAGAGCAAATTAAGATTCAATACCGCGATACAGTCATTACTGCCCCCTTTGATGGCATCGTCACCCAAAAATACGCCACCGAGGGTTCTTTTGTCACTCCCACCACTTCGGCCTCTAGTACCGCTTCCGCCACTTCCACCTCGATTATCGCCCTAGCATCGGGATTGGAAGTAATTGCTAAAGTGCCAGAAGTAGATGTGGGTTTATTGCAGCGCGGCCAACCCGTGCGAATTGTCGCCGATGCTTTTCCTGAAGAAGTCTTTGAAGGTCGAGTTATTCTTGTGGCTCCTGAAGCAATTATCGAGGAGAATGTTACTTCTTTTGAAGTGAGAATCGGTTTGGTGACGGGACGAGACAAACTCAAATCGAAAATGAATGTGGATGTAACTTTTGTCGGCCAGCAGTTAGATAATGCTCTGGTCGTGCCGACTGTCGCCATTGTCACCCGGGAAGGCAAGTCAGGGGTTTTAGTTCCCGATGCCGAAAATAAACCCAGTTTTAAACCCGTTTCGATCGGTTTGGTCTTAGACGATAAAACCCAGATTTTATCAGGGTTGGAAGCCGGAGAAAAGGTCTTTATCGATCTCCCCCAAGGAGCCGAAGATACCTCGAAAACTAATAAAAAATCTCAATAA
- a CDS encoding ABC transporter permease: MFIIESLKMAVATLGANKVRSGLTMLGIIIGNASVVAMIGIGQGAQTLANDQFANLGPNTLFVVPGSRQARNTTVNLPKTLVLADAQAIAEQVPTVAEVAPEINARFLISYRNRNMTALVTGSTPEYASVRNFTLEKGRFINNIDLARNKRVTVIGREVAAQLFPTQNPLGQQLRIKNLSFEVIGILEAKGSFFGNNQDEMLIIPLSTMNSQLVGKTGPYGVELSWISLTARSGEEIRAAKFQIENLLRLRHKIVAEDDFRVETAKQMIEIFGTITQGLTLLLALIAGISLIVGGIGVMNIMLVSVSERTGEIGLRKAIGAREQDILLQFLIESTLVSIAGGALGILVGAGAIVLVSSFSPLAATVSATAVILSLSVSTGIGLFFGVFPAYRASKLEPIVALRSV; encoded by the coding sequence ATGTTTATCATCGAAAGTTTAAAAATGGCCGTCGCCACCCTAGGGGCCAATAAAGTGCGTAGCGGCCTGACTATGTTAGGAATTATCATCGGTAACGCTTCGGTGGTGGCCATGATCGGTATTGGCCAAGGGGCGCAAACCTTAGCCAATGACCAGTTTGCTAACTTGGGACCCAATACTCTTTTTGTGGTGCCGGGGTCGCGACAAGCACGCAATACCACCGTTAATTTACCGAAAACCTTGGTTTTAGCCGATGCTCAGGCGATCGCCGAACAGGTTCCCACCGTCGCCGAAGTCGCCCCGGAAATAAACGCTCGTTTCCTGATTTCCTATCGTAATCGCAACATGACGGCTCTAGTGACGGGAAGCACCCCAGAATACGCTTCTGTCCGCAATTTTACCCTAGAAAAAGGTCGTTTTATCAATAATATCGATCTAGCCCGCAACAAACGGGTAACGGTAATCGGCCGTGAAGTGGCAGCGCAACTTTTCCCCACCCAAAATCCCCTCGGTCAACAGCTGCGGATCAAAAATCTCAGTTTTGAGGTGATCGGGATTTTAGAGGCGAAAGGCTCCTTTTTTGGCAATAATCAGGATGAAATGCTGATTATTCCCCTTAGCACCATGAACTCGCAACTGGTGGGCAAAACCGGCCCCTACGGTGTCGAGTTGAGTTGGATTAGTCTCACCGCGCGATCGGGGGAGGAAATCCGCGCCGCTAAGTTCCAAATCGAGAATCTCCTGCGTTTACGTCATAAAATCGTCGCTGAGGATGATTTTCGCGTCGAAACTGCTAAACAGATGATCGAAATCTTCGGCACGATTACCCAGGGTCTAACCCTACTTTTGGCTCTAATCGCCGGTATTTCCCTAATTGTCGGGGGTATCGGGGTGATGAATATTATGCTCGTTTCGGTTTCGGAAAGAACCGGGGAAATCGGACTAAGAAAAGCGATCGGAGCCAGAGAACAGGATATTCTCTTACAATTTCTGATTGAATCAACTCTCGTTTCCATCGCCGGCGGTGCGCTTGGTATTCTCGTCGGTGCAGGAGCGATCGTTCTCGTCTCCAGTTTCTCTCCCCTGGCTGCCACTGTTTCCGCCACCGCCGTCATCCTGTCTTTGAGCGTTTCCACGGGTATTGGTCTCTTTTTTGGCGTTTTTCCCGCCTATCGTGCCT